The region TGAAATTGCCGGGGCAACGCAACTCTTCTCCCATTGGCTCGTTCAAATATTTGAAAAAAAAGACACGCCCAATCAGACAGCTACTCCAATGCTTCTTTTAATTCTGTAGGTTTTATATGGATGGTAACATTGAAAGTGGTGGGGAACATCTGACTGGGAGGTGTGATCATTGTCAGGAGGAGATGATGGAACATGTGGAACATGTGCCAGAAATATGAGACAAAGGGAGCGATTGTTATTAGATTTAAGGAGTAGTGGGGTTGAAGAGCCAGGATTAAGTGCATTTTGGGGGAAATCTTTAGGTGATGTAGTTTTTAATTATGTATTTAGTTTAGTTAGGGAGACGAGATTATTGGGTAGGATTTCAAATCATCCCCTGAAGATTTCCCCAGCAGTTCACTTAATCCTGGCTCTTCAACCTCATTACTCCTCAAATCTAATAACAACCGCTCCCTTTGTCTCATGTATTTCTGGGACTGAAAGAGAACATGTTCAACTGTCTCCATCTGAGAGGTGTGACAATGATCAtttattttatgtatttatttcacctttatttaaccaggtaggcaagttgagaacaagttctcatttacaattgcgacctggccaagataaagcaaagcagttcgacacatacaacgacacagagttacacatggagtaaaacaaacatacagtcaataatacagtataaacaagtctatatacgatgtgagcaaatgaggtgagataagggaggtaaaggcaaaaaaaaggccatggtggcgaagtaaatacaatatagcaagtaaaacactggaatggtagatttgcaatggaagaatgtgcaaagtagaaataaaaataatggggtgcaaaggagcaaaataaattaattaattaaatacagtagggaaagaggtagttgtttgggctaaattataggtgggctatgtacaggtgcagtaatctgtgagctgctctgacagttggtgcttaaagctagtgagggagatacgtgtttccagtttcagagatttttgtagttcgttccagtcattggcagcagagaactggaaggagaggcggccaaagaaataattggttttgggggtgactagagagagatacctgctggagcgtgtgctacaggtgggagatgctatggtgaccagcgagctgagataaggggggactttatcATGTTTCCCCACCACTTTCAACTTACTGTGGAGCCTTGTACCTACACTCCCCCCCGCCACCACCTTTTCCTGGATCTTATACAGGTGTCTTCCCTTACTCTTCCTGATCCACAACTCTTGCCACTCATTTGTAACCTCTGTTCTTACTAATCCCTTGGCTTCTGCTTTACTGATGAACAATTCCATCTCAACATTAGGATGTTTAAGAGCctagatgttctcttgataagtgagtgaattggaccattttccagtCCTGCTAAgttttcaaaatgtaacaagtacttttgggtgtcagggaaaatatatggagtaaaaaagtacagtattttcattaggaatgtattgaagtaaaaggaaaagttgtcaaaaatataagtactgaagtacagataccccagaaaactccttaagtagtactttaaagtagtttaactttacaccactgatattattactggtataatgtaggtatacCTCTCATATTTGTTCTTGTTGTGGTTCTGGTATTTGATGGATGTTGTCTGATTCTTCACATTGTTCTTCCAataaccatgttattacagtaGCCAACCATAATAATCGATGACAGAGAACATCAATTTTCATTTGAATATTTATTCAAAAGAGCACATATGTAGGACAATTCAAATGTTTGCATGCATCAATGAATAAGTGCAACATCAACATATTGACAAATAAATACAATGATAAATAAGTATAATCACTGAAatataaatacatgaataaataatagaaaaataTTATGATTAGTAGAAATGTAATTACAGTTAATTTTAGCTTTCAGCAATAAATACGGTACAATAAATATCATGGACGCTTGCAACAATCTGACTCAACGGCGCCATCTTGTGGTAAAATTTGACCAAGTCAATACACCACAATGGTGAATTGCTctagtagtacacacacacacacacacacacacacacatacatacatacatacatacatacatacatacatacatacatacatacatacatacatacatacatacatacatacatacatacatacatacatacaacctGAAGAAGTTATTGTGTCTTACAAACATACACCTAATCTTTAGACGTACAGACAGTAACAATCCAGCCCTGACCACAAAGGTcctatagaatcacatatagaatctctattgcctagttaaataaaggttcaacaaaaataaaaaataacattgaATTATATCGGATCTCTATGAGAGATCTGTGGTGTCCTTTTCGGCACCCACCTTAGTTGTGGCGCTGGACAGTGAATGTGGTGAAGCGGTTGGGGGTTGCCCTCTGGCACATGTTCACCATCTTGGTGTTGTCCTGCTGTAGGGCCGTGCTGATGAACCAGTTCCTGTAATGGGCAGACTCCAGGGTACTGATGTCAACTCCGGTGTCCTGTTTGTAGAAGAGAAAGCGCACCATGTCGCTCTCATGGTTGATGGACTTCAGCTGCTCCTTGTCTGCCACCTcctggagagagatagatggtcAGGGGGTTAAAATCAATGGTCTGACTCAAAACTGACTTAAATGTCAAATGTCATACACCAGGGGTCAAATGTCATACACCAGGGGTCAAATGTCATACACCAGGGGTGGATAGAAATGTTACTCTGGCTATTGGTTTGAGTTTGTGGCTGTTGGAACCAATGACTTATATAATCAACACATCATTGGTTGGAACAAGCCGACACACTGTCACTCTCCAGGACTAATAGTCTTCCTCGCTGCATCCCATTCCCAGTCACATTACACCAGGGTcggtctctcttggtctctctggCAGTTTCCTTTAATTACACTGCAACTCAACCTTTTACATTCCACATATGATTCAGACACAATGTTGATGATGTCAGCATTCTTCAGCTCAGACACCATCTCCATGGCCATCTCTACGTGGTGCATGATACGGTCCAGGTCTGACTCTAACAACTCCAGCCTCAACAGACAATTATCCTATCTATCAATACTGAATCACAATAGATTCAGCAGTAGTAGTGCTATTTACCTCTAGGTGCAGGGTGGGCGTGCCTTCTGATGTGATGCAGGATAGGTAGAGGTTGGATCCCTTGATGCCCAGGGCTACAGGTCTTGCTTTAGTCTCACTGGGGACAGGCGTGATGTACGTAGACAGGTTCAAATGCACtgaggacagaggaaaggagaagagagtcaGTCAGCATCATTCATCAGAACTCAACTGTGAACTAAGTACGCTATCTGTCAGTCTCAGGGTGGGGTTGGTTTTAACCTCTCCACTAAATCTCATATTGCTCATATGTACCTAACCTTTCCAATTATTTCAGATTCATAGGAAGTGCCCCTGCTTAGTGCCCCAAGGCAAATTGTAATTTCATTAATTTAATGATCTATGGTCGCCAAAGAACACACTCAAAATTCTTTGGCAAAATGTAACGCACTATGTTAAGACAAATGCAAATTGGTACAGAGCCTTGGTTGTTAACATACCTTTATGGTAGCTGCTGCCTCCCTGCAGCATCATAGCATGCAGCTCCATAGACCCTTCGTTGAGCACCCAGCACTTATTCTCAGAGTCAGTGACACTACACTCATACTCTCCTTTACTGCTGAACCCTGCAGCTCTGCTGCTGGCTTCAGTGCGCGCCGACTCCAACTCCAACACTATATTttttgatgaggagagagagagagaggagaaagcatGTAGGAGATGAGTGAATGATTGAATAAATACGCTTGATTGAATTCCAGAACTACTAGTCTGTGAGTTGTGCTAAGATATCCACACTAGCAGTATGCCAGTTAGAATTAAGCGATATGTTGGGCATGCATTCCAAGTGGTATTCTATAGTGTGAACATTGGAACATAGCCCAGTAGTGATAGCGAATGGTATTATAGTGGTACACATTAAAAATACCCtgttctgtttgtgctgtcttgtcaactcctatggtcattgtcatcaGAATCAAGACAGTACAATCAGACATGGGTCCAGGCTAGCCCCGACGGGGCTCCTCTAATCCAGTCCAGTGATCTTTGACCTACCTTCCACTGCGCTCTCCAGCAAGAAATTTAACAGGCTCTCATCTCTTCTTAGGGTAAACCGCTTGCCACCATTTAGCCTCTCCATGGCGATGATGAGGTTGGCCACACAGCGCAGGGTGATGGGGTGATGGGATATCTCCACATCCAGACCCTGAGGCAGTTTGGAGCTCCATGCTACACTGGCAGAGGTGTTCTGACCAGGACAGAGAAAGTCCATTTAACATTCATCTAACATTGTTGCATCAGTGTCTAGAGAATTGTGGTTGGTCTGTTTTGTTCCTTTCTCCTGTTTTAACATTTACTGTATAATAAATAACATTTGAATGTCTGTCATGCCTGAATATTGTAGGTCTGTCTTATCATCATGTCTAAGTTGGGACTCACCTTCATTAGACTGCATTTTGATTCAAATTCCATATTGTCTTTGTAGTTAGATCTGGAAAATAAAAACAGATATTTTAAAACTCCTGTCCATCATAGATTGTATCATGCTTAGTCAGTTGCTTAAAGATGGCCAAGATCTGAAAACACATTCAGAGATCTGGTGTAAACAGGCAATCATATATACAGTTAGTCCTAAATAAACGTTTTTACTAAACACTATACAGAAATAAAGACTGCCACAACAGATCAACAACATAATACATGGTCAGCCGTACAGTAAGAGTAAGTTTATGGTTGCCAATGTGAATAAAAACAGACTCTACATTTCATTTACCTGGATGAATAGGTTTGTAGTTGGCTGTTTGGTAGTTTGTAGATAGTAGGTACTGACGTCTTGTTTCTAGTCCTTGGTCCTTGTTGTGAGTCCCAACTTGTTCTCTGAACCAATGTTTTCTGGCTACATGTGGTAACCTGTATGTCTTATATACATCCTGGGAACACTCTCCAGAAATTCCCCTCTACGTACACGGGAGGAAGGACGATGGTTTAGTCTCACCAGACCAATGAGTGACAAGGTATTTTTTCATGACTTTGGTGATGAAATACTGGACTCACACCCAACAGGATGGGGGGATGGGGTGTAATTGTTTTGTACTATTGCCAATATACTTTATTCAAAGAATTGATGTTGTGTTTTCATGCTGTTCTTGGCCAGGATTCCCTGAGAAATTGTATTTCAGATCTCAATATTACTGGATGAACAAAATATGAAATATTGTTCATGTCAACGCTACGTAAAATGAGTTACGATTAGACAAATGTacatgtctgtattataatatacCTTCCATAACTTCCTTTTCTACAGGACTTCTCATACATTATGCTACACTTTAACGTTTAACGTGTTGATAACGGCTATTTTCTAAGACGGTTTTCAGTGGcagttctagcttgtatggctccctggatgaacctctccttcaacccccCTACCAAAATACAAAAGCACCGTTCTGCACTAACCTTCattttattcagacatttggaacaacacaaataaataaatcataacatttaaaactatataaatacaaaaataagacaacaaaaaaataagtaacaaagacaaataaaaacaaatatgtgttgatttggcactcgagcatcaatacattactcaTCCCACAACACTGAGTCATGACTAAGCCAATTCACCTTGGTAgtgtgcagactggttttatattattcttaacgATTTCACAcaatggcagcagatccacaaggtctgccatgagaggtgactgtatagttcccctaaggaaaagcaccttttaaatctgcattctctgtgagagcttcccatgtctggaatacactgccatcagacacacataactgcaccacatatcacactttcacaaaatgcttgaagacatggctaaaggtcaatcagatttgtgaacatggtccctagctgtgtgttgccgctttccatgttgtctgttgtctgtagcttgtgaggtatggaaacactttgttgcttttatgaattttgtcttgctgctttttgtcctatgttgctctgtctgtatgctatgtcttgcttgtcctatgttgctatgtctatggtgctattgtctatattgtaattgtttttaataacctgcccagggactgcggttgaaaattagccggctggctaaaaccggcacttttactgaaacgttgattaatgtgcactgtccaggtaaaaataaaataaaactaaaACTAAACTAAACAAACCAGAAAaacaatatgtctgtgaaactatatattcacagtattatgaatgaattgtggtttatttggtagcatttcgtaGTGTGACAGATTTGACTAAAtccattagtactgtacaaagttagaggctcgctatttgatagattcacccccccccacctcgggcttccagtggggagacctgaggtcaacctacccccccccccccctacctcgggcttccagtgggtagacctgaggtcaacctaccccccccccccctacctcgggcttccagtggggagacctgaggtcaacctaccccgccccctacctcgggcttccagtggggagacctgaggtcaacctacccccgccccctACCTCGgacttccagtggggagacctgaggtcaacctacccccgccccccCGCGcacccctacctcgggcttccagtggggagacctgaggtcaacctaccccgccccctacctcgggcttccagtggggagacctgaggtcaatcTACCCCtgcccccctacctcgggcttccagtgaggagacctgaggtcaacctacccccccgcgcccccctacctcgggcttccagtggggaggtCCATTGCTATTTGTAATCTCGTCACTTGAGACATGTTATTttagtgtagctagctacatttttcGCTATTTTAGTGGAATACAAGTTATGGTTTGCTAGCGAGCTAACATAAACAAACCGACTTCATCTATTTCGTATTCTGTTTTGAAATTGCCGGGGCAACGCCACTCTTCTCCCATTGGCTCGTTCAAATATTTGAGGGGAAAAAAAACACGCCCAATCAGACAGCTACTCCAATGCTTCTTTTAATTCTGTAGGATTTATATGGATGGTAACATTGAAAGTGGTGGGGAACATCTGACTGGGAGGTGTGATCATTGTCAGGAGGAGATGATGGAACATGTGGAACATGTGCCAGAAATATGAGACAAAGGGAGCGATTGTTATTAGATTTGAGgagtagtcaaatcaaatcaaatttatttatatagccctatatagcaagcaatgcagttgtagaagcacggtggctaggaaaaactcccgagaaaggccaaaacctaggaagaaacctagagaggaaccaggttatgtggggtggccagtcctcttctggctgtgccgggtggagattataacagaacatggccaatatgttcaaatgttcataaatgaccagcatggtcgaataataataaggcagaacagttgaaactggagcagcagcacggccaggtggactggggacagcaaggagtcatcatgtcaggtagtcctggggcatggtctcagggctcaggtcctccgagagagagaaagaaagagagaattagagagagcatatgtggggtggccagtcctcttctggctgtgccgggcggagattataacagaacatggccaagatgttcataaatgaccagcatggtcgaataataataaggctgaacagttgaaactggagcagcagcacggccaggtggactggggacagcaaggagtcatcatgtcaggtagtcctggggcatggtcctagggctcaggtcctcagagagagacaaagaaagagagaaggagagaattagagaacgcacacttagattcacacaggacaccgaataggacaggagaagtactccagatataacaaactgaccctagcccccgacacataaactactgcagcataaatactggaggctgagacagtggaggggtcaggacttgaccattgcagagcacaggtttttttgagtgactgagagcttaccgcgtgctcaaactctcgggccagattctcacaatgagaagtcccattgaaagctgagatcacgctgaacacatGGAGACTCttccgggtgctgtgactgtttgggaagggtgttaaaaatgaggtcaaaggtgacccaacttttcagatgagaagagatattttgggaaaatgcagattttgagagttctgctatacatagagacataatttaaacggttttaaaagctttagagtgttttctattcgataatattttttatttgcatatattagcaacttttgacaaaaatgtatcatgttttatatgggtacccaaatcctccagaaggggcagtaaaccgtggtatcctgaacaggctaaccgagaagtgacaaaagcatggattcatttttctgcatcatttttggacagaaagtttctgacttttgcaatgttacgtagatggaaaaaagctgtccttgaaatagtcttgatatgttcttcaaaagagagatcagggtccagagtaacgccgaggtccttcacagttttatttgagacgactgtacaaccattaagattaattgtcagattcaacagaagatctctttgtttcttgggacctagaacaagcatctctgttttgtccgagtttaaaagtagaaagtttgcagccatccacttccttaatgtctgaaacacatgcttctagcaagggcaattttggggcttcaccatgtttcattgaaatgtacagctgtgtgtcatccgcatagcagtgaaagttaacattatgttttcgaataacatccccaagaggtaaaatatatagtgaaaacaaaagtggtcctaaaacggaaccttgaggaacaccgaaatttacagttgacttgtcagaggacaaaccattcacagagacaaactgatatctttccgacagataagatctaaaccagacaagaacttgtccgtgtagaccaatttgggtttccaatccctccaaaagaatgtggtgatcgatggtatcaaaagcagtactacggtctaggagcatgaggacagatgcagagcctcggtccgatgccattaaaatgtaatttaccaccttcacaagtgccgtctcagtgctatgatggggtctaaaaccagactgaagcatttcgtatacattgtttgtcttcaggaaggcagtaagtAGTGGGGTTGAAGAGCCAGGATTAAGTGCATTTTGGGGGAAATCTTTAGGTGATGTAGTTTTTAATTATGTATTTAGTTTCGTTAGGGAGACGAGATTATTGGGTAGGATTCCAAATCATCCCCTGAGGATTTCCCCAGCAGTTCACTGAATCCAGGCTATTCAACACCCATTACTCCTCAAATCTAATAACAACCGCTCCCTTTGTCTCATGTATTTCTGGCACTGAAAGAGAACATGTTCAACTGTCTCCATCTGAGAGGTGTGACAATGATcatttcttttatttatttatttcacctttatttaaccaggtaggcaagaacttgttctcagttctcatttacaattgcgacctgaccaagacAAGGCAAAGCAttttgacacatacaacgacacagagtaacacatggagtaaaacaaacatacatatagtcaataatacagtataaacaagtctatatacgatgtgagcaaatgaggtgagataagggaggtaaaggcaaaaaaaaggccatggtggcaaagtaaatacaatatagcaaataaaacactggaatggtagatttgcaatggaagaatgtgcaaagtagaaataaaaataatggggtgcaaaggagcaaaataaattaattaattaaatacagtagggaaagaggtagttgtttgggctaaattataggtgggctatgtacaggtgcagtaatctgtgagctgctctgacagttggtgcttaaagctagtgagggagacaagtgtttccagtttcagagatttttgtagttcgttacagtcattggcagcagagaactggaaggagaggcggcctaagaaataattggttttgggggtgactagagagatatacctgctggagcgtgtgctacaggtgggagatgctatggtgtccagcgagctgagataaggggggactttatcATGTTTCCCCACCACTTTCAACTTACTGTGGAGCCTTGTACCTACACCCCCCTGCCACCACCTTTTCCTGGATCTTATACAGGTGTCTTCCCTTACTCTTCCTGATCCACAACTCTTGCCACTCATTTGTAACCTCTGTTCTTACTAATCCCTTGGCTTCTGCTTTACTGATGAACAATTCCATCTCAACATTAGGATGTTTAAGAGCctagatgttctcttgataagtgagtgaattggaccattttccagtCCTGCTAAgttttcaaaatgtaacaagtacttttgggtgtcagggaaaatatatggagtaaaaaagtacagtattttcattaggaatgtattgaagtaaaaggaaaagttgtcaaaaatataagtactgaagtacagataccccagaaaactccttaagtagtactttaaagtagtttaactttacaccactgatattattactggtataatgtaggtatacCTCTCATATTTGTTCTTGTTGTGGTTCTGGTATTTGATGGATGTTGTCTGATTCTTCACATTGTTCTTCCAataaccatgttattacagtaGCCAACCATAATAATCGATGACAGAGAACATCAATTTTCATTTGAATATTTATTCAAAAGAGCACATATGTAGGACAATTCAAATGTTTGCATGCATCAATGAATAAGTGCAACATCAACATATTGACAAATAAATACAATGATAAATAAGTATAATCACTGAAatataaatacatgaataaataatAGAACAATATTATGATTAGTAGAAATGTAATTACAGTTAATTTTGGCTTTCAGCAATAAATACGGTACAATAAATATCATGGACGCTTGCAACAATCTGACTCAACGGCGCCATCTTGTCGTAAAATTTGACCAAGTCAATACACCACAATGGTGAATTGCTCTagtagtacacacacatacatacatacatacatacatacatacatacatacatacatacatacatacatacatacatacaacctGAAGAAGTTATTGTGTCTTACAAACATACACCTAATCTTTAGACGTACAGACAGTAACAATCCAGCCCTGACCACAAAGGTcctatagaatcacatatagaatctctattgcctagttaaataaaggttcaacaaaaataaaaataacattgAATTATATCGGATCTCTATGAGAGATCTGTGGTGTCCTTTTCGGCACCCACCTTAGTTGTGGCGCTGGACAGTGAATGTGGTGAAGCGGTTGGGGGTTGCCCTCTGGCACATGTTCACCATCTTGGTGTTGTCCTGCTGTAGGGCCGTGCTGATGAACCAGTTCCTGTAATGGGCAGACTCCAGGGTACTGATGTCAACTCCGGTGTCCTGTTTGTAGAAGAGAAAGCGCACCATGTCGCTCTCATGGTTGATGGACTTCAGCTGCTCCTTGTCTGCcacctcctgagagagagagagatagatggtcAGGGGTTAAAATCAATGGTCTGACTCAAAACGGACTTAAAGGTCAAATGTCATACACCAGGGGTCAAATGTCATACACCAGGGGTCAAATGTCATACACCAGGGGTGGATAGAAATGTTACTCTGGCTATTGGTTTGAGTTTGTGGCTGTTGGAACCAATGACTTATATAATCAACACATCATTGGTTGGAACAAGCCGACACACTGTCACTCTCCAGGACTAATAGTCATCCTCGCTGCATCCCATTCCCAGTCACATTACACCAGGGTcggtctctcttggtctctctggCAGTTTCCTTTAATTACACTGCAACTCAACCTTTTACATTCCACATATGATTCAGACACAAT is a window of Oncorhynchus keta strain PuntledgeMale-10-30-2019 chromosome 25, Oket_V2, whole genome shotgun sequence DNA encoding:
- the LOC127911768 gene encoding interleukin-1 beta-like, whose translation is MEFESKCSLMKNTSASVAWSSKLPQGLDVEISHHPITLRCVANLIIAMERLNGGKRFTLRRDESLLNFLLESAVEVLELESARTEASSRAAGFSSKGEYECSVTDSENKCWVLNEGSMELHAMMLQGGSSYHKVHLNLSTYITPVPSETKARPVALGIKGSNLYLSCITSEGTPTLHLEEVADKEQLKSINHESDMVRFLFYKQDTGVDISTLESAHYRNWFISTALQQDNTKMVNMCQRATPNRFTTFTVQRHN